CGGGCTTTCCCCATTCGTCGCTCGTAATCGTCATATCTTGCCAGCTCAATCTCTCTCCGATTCCCCAGCCCGTTGCTTTTGCGAAAGCTTCCTTAGTTGCGAATCTTCCCGCCACATAACTGATCCGACGAGTGCCCTGCGGCATCTCTTCTATTTCGCGAGGAGTTAATATGCGCGTCAAAAACTGATCGCCTAATCGCGAGACAGATGATTCAATGCGTCGTTTGTCACTAATATCAATGCCAATTCCTTTAATCATTGCTATAAACCTCCTTCACTCATTCAATCATTCATACATTTTTAAATAAAGAAGAAAAAAGGCCTCCTCCAAACCAATCGTGGTTAGAAGAAGCCCCTCTCTCTTACTAAATAATCTCTTATAGTACGCTTGAAAAGCCGTGGTAAATATGTCCTTGATGAGGGTCTACCGTTACTTCATCACCCTGTTTCAATAACGTGGTTACCGATTCAGCGCCGATGATTACTGGCTTGTCTAAATTTAGGCCAACGATTGCGGCGTGTGATGTGAGACCGCCTTCTTCCGTAACCAAAGCAGCCGCCTTTTCAATAAAGGAAATGACTCCTTTATCGGTCGATTTAGCGACAAGCACAGTTGTTTCATCAACAAGATCTTGCCAACCAGGCTCGCCCATAATGACAACTTTACCCGTGACAGACGTATCGCCAAAACCACGTCCGCGCGCCACAACTTTTCCAACGACATGAACTTTCAACATATTTGTATTACCCGGTTCTCTTACAGGCACTCCCGCTGAAATAACGATTAGATCACCATGCTTAATAATCTTTTCGCCAACAGCAGCTTGGATCGCCTTTTCCATCATCTCATCCGTGTTATCCGCGCTATCAAATAAAATCGGATAAACGCCCCAATTCAATAACAGTTGGTTTACAACATGCTTATGCGGAGTTACCGCTACAATAGGACAAGATGGACGTAGTCTGGAAACTGTATTTGCTGTGTAACCACTCTCAGTCGGAGTTAAAATCGCAGCCGCGTGTAAAGAGGATGCAGCTGAATAAACAGCCTGCCCCATCACATCCGTAATCGTCATCTTGTCACCTTGCCAGTCCCTTGCGCGCTCTTGATAAAGCGGAGAATTTTCAACACTGCGAGCAATTCGATCCATTGTTTTTACCGATTCAACCGGATATTTACCCGCTGCAGACTCGCCCGACAACATGATCGCGTCAGTACCGTCAAAGATAGCATTGGCTACGTCTGTTGCTTCCGCGCGCGTTGGTCGCGGATTCTTTTCCATTGAATCAAGCATGTGAGTAGCTGTAACGACAGGTTTACCGACTCGATTACACGCCTCAATTAACTTCTTTTGAATCAATGGCACATCTTCCGCCGGAATCTCCACTCCTAAATCACCGCGGGCAACCATTACACTGTCAACTGCCGCCAAGATTTCATCGGTGTTCCTTACGCCTTCTTCGTTTTCTATTTTAGCCATGATCGAGATATGGTTACCGCCATGCTCTTGTAATAATTGACGCATCTCAAACACGTCCGCCGCTTTTTGCACAAAGGAAGCCGCAATAATATCGACACCTTTGCTAACGCCAAACGCAATATCTTCAACATCTTTTGCCGTAATACTTGGTAGGTTCACCTTAACTCCAGGCAAGTTAACGCCTTTTCGGTTTTTAACAACACCGCCATCGACTACGCGGCAAACGATATCATTCCCTTTAATTTCTTCTACCACCAATTCAACATGTCCGTCATCAATTAAGACAGTCGATCCGACATGAACGTCGTTGGCAATATTTTGATACGAAACACTTACTTTTTCCTGTGTTCCTTCAATTTTCTCTGGTGTTAAAGTAAAAATATCACCGTCGTTTAAAACAATTTGATCGTCTTCAAACACACCGATTCGAATTTCAGGTCCTTGCGTATCCAACATAATCGCAATGTTATGATTTAATTCTTTAGCCACTTCTCGAATGCGATCAATTCGCATTGCATGGTCCTCATGCGTTCCGTGGGAGAAGTTAAGTCGAGCAACATTCATTCCCGCTAACATAAGCTCTCTTAATACTTCCGGTTGTTCACTTGCTGGTCCAATTGTACATACGATCTTCGTCTTTCTCATAACCACACCTCATCCTATATTGATAAACTTCTTGCCAAGTGATAAACAGACAGGTCAAGACCTTGTCGCTTATTCGTCGGGTCAAAGGAAACATGGACAAGCTTTCCAGATTGAATTCCAATCATGCCCTCTTTTTCCCCTTCGAGCAACAGATCCACTGCCTGAGCCCCCATCTTGCTAGCGATCATTCGATCGTAAGCAGTTGGGGAACCTCCGCGCTGCAGATGACCTAAAACAGTCACTCTCGTTTCTAATCCCGCGCGCGCTTCTAAGCTCTTGGCAATTTCCATGCCGCTGCAAACTCCTTCCGCAACGACAATAATGCTATGTCTCTTTCCACGCCTATTTCCGTGATCGATTCGCGCGATGACGTCCTCGACATCATAAGGAGCTTCAGGAATCAAAATTGACTCCGCTCCAACGCACAGCCCTGACCATAGGGCTATATCCCCAGCATCTCGCCCCATAACTTCGATCACATACGTTCGTTCATGGGATGATGCTGTATCTCTTATTTTATCAATGGCCTCGACAACTGTATTCACAGCTGTATCAAATCCAATGGTATATTCCGTACCGCGAATATCATTATCGATGGTCCCAGGAATACCGATTGTAGGAAATCCCCTTTTCGTTAACTGGGCAGCGCCTTGAAAAGAACCATCTCCGCCAATTACGATGAGCCCCTCAATCCCGGCCGCTCTCAATTGCCGTAGAGCTTCCTGTTGACTTTCCTCTTCCCGAAACTGTGGGCATCGAGCGCTACGCAACATCGTCCCGCCACGATGAATGATGTCGCCAACACTCCCTAAATCCATGGAAAAATAATCACCGCGCACAAGGCCTTCAAATCCCAGTCTCACCCCAAAGATCTCCATGCCTTGAAAAATTCCTCTTCTTACGATCGCGCGGATCGCGGGATTCATTCCCGGGGCATCTCCACCGCTTGTCAAAACAGCGATTTTTTTCATTCAGTTAATTTCCTCCATCTTCTCCTAGATTTCTATGTACAAGCCAAGCCGCGCCTAGCCAACCTGCCGTATTCCCAAGTTCAGCCGGCAAGAGCTCAACGCTCCGAGCCACTTGATCTAACGCATATGTACGAAATTGATCCCGAATCGGATTGAGGAAAAAAGAACCCGCGCGCGACACGCCGCCACCGATAACAATCTTTTCTGGATTAAGCGTATTCGAGAGATTAGCTAGCGCTAAACCAAGATAGTGACTCACTCGCTCCATGATCTTAATGGAAACTAAATCACCGTTCTTCGCCGCGTCAACCACGTCCCTCGCTGTAAGGGAACCTCTCGATTGGTCTAAAATCTGCCGTAACTGGGTAGCTTCTCCCGATTCAACAGCCGTCCGACCATAAAAAACGATCGCCGTAGCGGAAGCCTCTGTTTCTAGGCAACCGATGTTCCCGCAATTACAACGGCGTCCGATTTCAGGCCTAACCTTAAGATGCCCGATTTCACCCGCTAATCCGACAGCTCCGTGAAAAATATCGCCATTTAAAATGAGGCCGCCGCCAATTCCCGTTCCAACGGTCACACAGATTAAATGCGCAGCCCCTCTTCCGGCCCCTTGCCACATCTCGCCTAAAGCAGCAACGTTGGCGTCATTGTCTACAAAACAGGATACCCCTAAATATCGCTCAAGTTCAAATTTAATCGGCACATTCCGCCAACCAAGATTGACAATTTCAAAAGCGTACCCCTTTTTTACATCTAATAACGCTGGAACCCCCACACCTACTCCTATTACATCATGAATGGATAAGCCCGCTTGAAGTAAAAGATCCGATAATAATTGCTGAAAAGTCCGAAACACATCCTGATAAGGGCCCTTCGGGGTAGGGTGTTTAGTCTCGCCAATCACCGCTCCGTCCGTTGAGCAAATACCCATTTTAATCGTTGTGCCCCCAAGATCGATGCCCGCATAGACTTTTTTATTCATGGGATCGTTCCCTTCTGTTTGGATTCTTAGCCCTTTAACGGTTTAATTCAAAATATTTATTCCACTACTATAAATAACAGGGACTTCTTTGTAAATGCAGTTAATTCCAGTTTTTATTTTAGCTCAAATAGCGAATACTGACAACTTTCTTGCCTTTCAGGCTATTCTATCACACAATCCCTGTAAAGACATGGATCACCCTTGATTACAATTATAAATAGAGCGCTAGGATGCCTTTCGCCGCTGATTCATCCATAATCAAAACATCCATAAGACCACTTTTGGCGATCGCGTCAATTGCCTTCGCTTTGCCCGCTCCGCCAGCTAACCCAACGACAACGCGGGCGCTCTTGATCTGCTCCAGCTGCAACCCCATCGTTTCCATTCTGTAGACGATATTCCCATCTTGATCAAAATAATAACCAAATGCCTCGCCAACGGCATTGCCATTTTTTAATATCGTTAAAATTTCATCTGGCGCTTTGCGCCGAATAGCCATTTCCATTGCTTGACCAATCCCGTGAACAACAATTTTTGCGGAACGGATCAACGTCAACATCTCACGAATATAAGGATCCTTTTGCAACATTTCATAAGCAGCAGCGCCCAAAAAATCGGATACGTGGAACATACGATACTGGGCCCCGAGTTTACTCGCGCAACGCGCCGCAATATGGCTTGCTTGCAATTCCACATTTTCACCCAGTCCGCCACGAGCCGGGACGAATAAAACACTCGGGTATAAAGAAGACCCCGAGTTCATCATCTCAGCCATCATCGCCACGGTTGAGCCGCCTGTGACCGCAACGATATCATCTTCACTCAACACAGACAACAGAAGGCTTGCGGCCGTCCGCCCTAACTCTTTTTTGTCCAAATCCGACATCGCTGATTGACCTGGCGCCACGATTACGCGTTTAACATTTAAAATTTCTTGCAACTTCGTTTCATATTCAGATAAGCCATAAAGATCCTTAATCATCGATTCCAGCGACTCTAAAGTCGTTAAACCCTCGTCCGTTAAAGACATGCCGACATTCTCCACCCGAACGAAGCCTTGCTCTTTTAAAAACTCGACTTCGCCGCGAAGAATTCTTTCTGTCGTGTTTAAGGAAGCGGCTAAACTCCGCCGACCGATTGGCTGTTGGAGATAAATATTACGCAATACATGCAACCGCCTTTGCATGACATGGATTAGATCGGGAACTAACTTCAATTGAAGGGAAAAAAAGTCACGCATTAATCATGCTCCTTAATGAATTACACTTCGGCGAATCTAGGTCCAGATTTTCCCGCGGTGATCAACAAACGCAAGACAGGAAGGGCCCTCGCGATCTAGTAATTTGCGACATCCCATCCGCCGAAGCCTTCTAAAAGCCGAGGTCGCGCCTTTGGCCTCCCATTTTACACCATTATAATTTTTAGAGGGGAGTGAACGCAACACGATCGTTATTTTAACCCGAGGTTCAGATCGTCAATAATGTCTTCAACATCTTCAATCCCCACGGACAAGCGAATCAATCCATCGGAAATCCCCATCGCAGCTCGGACTTCGGGCGGGACCACCGCATGGGTCATCGTCGCCGGGTGTTGGATTAAACTATCCGCATCCCCTAGGCTGACAGCTATTTTGATCATTTTCAATTGATTTATAATCTCGGCAACTTGTGTTGTTCCACCCTCGATCTCAAAACTAACCAACCCACCAAAATCATTCAATTGACGACAACCAAGCTCATATTGTCTAAATGTCGCGAGACCTGGATAGTAAACACTTTTCACGCGCGGATGTTTTTCCAAAAACTTCGCGACCTCTAGGGCATTCGCGCAGTGGCGATCCATCCGAATACTAAGCGTCTTTAACCCTCGGTTTAATAGAAAGGCTTCATTCGGTCCAAGCGCTGACCCGACATCTTTGAGGGTCGTTTGACGCAATCGGTCCATCTCACGCTTTGATCCGACGGCAACCCCCGCGATCAGGTCTCCATGTCCACCTATATATTTCGTCGCGCTGTGGACCACAAAGTCTGCTCCCATTTCTAATGGACGCTGCAAATAAGGGGTCATAAATGTATTATCCACAATCAGCTTTGCGTTATGTTGTTTAGCCAGTTTTGAAATTTTTCGCAAGTCCGCCATTTCCAGCGTAGGATTGATCGGTGTTTCAATATAGATCAGCCGCGTATTCGGTTGAATCGCGTTTGCAACCTGCTGTTCATCGCGCATATCCACTAAACTGAATTCAACACCAAATCGCTCCTTCAACATGACCAATAACCCATAGGCGCAACCATACAAACCGCGTGAGCAAAGAATATGTTCACCACTCTTAATCAGTCCAATCATTAAAGCGGAAATGGCCCCCATACCTGAGCTAAATGCGAGCGCAGCTTCGCCATTTTCTAAAGCAGCCATCTTTTGCTCAAACAGAGCTACGGTTGGATTGCCAAGCCGCGAGTAAATATAACCTGGCTTTTCTCCCGCAAATTTTTGCGCGCCATCCTCTAATGAATCAAATACGAACGTAGATGTTTGATAAATGGGTGTGGTTAATGAGCCTGTCTGGGGCTCCACAATTTGTCCCGCATGGATCGCTAATGTTGAAAAACCTTTCTGTTTCTTTTTCATCGGCATCCCCTCTTCATTAAATTATCGCCTCATGACTAAGGTATGCCGCCTATCTAAAAAAGGAACTGTCAAACCAAAGCAAGCCTATGACGCTAAGATCTGAGGTTCCCTCCCTCTTGCCGCCATAGGCTTGTTACTAGTCACACTAAGCTGTCGTTGTAAAGATCAATTTCCGCTTCGTCTTCCCAACTTTTAACTGATCCCATATTTTAGGCTTGTCCGTAATTAACTCAACCAACTCACCTTTATCATCGTAAATGTAGATGACCCCATCGCCATCGAATTCTGTATCACACTGTAAACAATACCAATGTTTTTCTCTTAAAATATAATTAACTTGCGCGCGCTCTTGGCAAACGGGACAGGGTCTTCCAGGGTTTGTTTCGATACCTTTGTTTCCCATCTTCAACTACTCCTTTTATAAATATATCTATTACCTTACGGCAGTCATTCATCTACACTAACTTAAAACGATTGCTTATAAGAAATATTACGAAACAAGCTTAAAAAAGTTTCGCTTTTTTTCAAAACAAAAAGGGCACTCCACAGGAATACCCTTTTATCCAGCCTATTTATAAGCTTTCGTCCATCATTTTAGCGGCGTATCGTAAAACTCAAGTTCAGGATATCGTTCTTGAGCCCAGCGTAAACCAAACTCATTTTGGAATAAAGCGACCAGTCGATCTTCTTTATCCCGAACGACTACATTACTGCCGCCGGCAAAGCCCTCTACCTGTTTTTTGGTTCCGCCAATCCAACGGGCGTACTCATAGGGGAGGTGCTGCATCGTCACATCCACGCCGTATTCAGCCTTCATCCGATACTCAAACACCTCGTATTGAAGCACACCGACAACCCCTAATATCATTTCATCCATACCCGAGTTATAGGACCGATATATTTGAATCGCGCCTTCATCAGTCAATTGATCGACACCTTTATGGTATTGCTTGTATTTCATGGCGTCTTTAACCGTCACCCGAGCGAAATGTTCTGGAGCAAACTCTGGCATTTCGTCGTAGACAAAATTAGCCCCCGCGCAAAGCGTATCGCCAATTTTGAAAACTCCCGGATCATATAACCCGATAATATCTCCTGGATAAGCATCTTCCACCATTTCACGATCCTGAGCAAAAAACTGTTGCGGTTGGGAAAGCTTAATCGTTTTTCCAGCTCGAACATGGGAAACAGCCATTCCCTTCGTAAAGACCCCTGAACATATCCGCAAAAATGCGATTCGATCACGGTGAGCCGGATTCATATTGGCTTGAATTTTAAAGACATAGCCTGAAAAATGCTCGTTCGTCGGTTCAATCGGTCCGATGTCACTCACCCTCGCAACGGGAGCCGGCGCCAATTTTAGAAAATGGTCCAAAAAGGTTTGCACACCAAAATTGTTGATCGCGCTACCAAAAAACACAGGCGTAAGCTCGCCCTTTTGCACTTGCTCCATATCAAATGGATCCCCCGCTATATCCAACAATTCGATGTCTTCCATGACCTTTTCATAAAGGGATTCACCTAACAAATCAAGTAAAGCGGAGCGATTTCCGTCAACCACTTCCACCTCGTCCCTTTCATGATAGCTACCATGTTTATAGAGCTCAACCCGATTTAGATTTCGATCGTAAATCCCTTTAAAATCATGACCCATTCCAATCGGCCAATTCATCGGACACGAGCGAATATCGAGCACTTCCTCTAATTCTTCCAACAATTCCAGCGGCTCTTTCCCATCACGGTCCAGTTTATTGATAAATGTAAAAATAGGGATCCCGCGCATACGACAGACCGCAAATAGTTTCTTCGTCTGTTCCTCCACCCCACGCGACGCATCAAGCAACATCACCGCGCAATCCGCGGCAGTGACCGTTCGATACGTATCTTCACTAAAGTCTTGGTGACCGGGGGTATCAAGAATATTCACTTTGATCCCCTGATAAGTAAATTGCATCGCGCTTGAAGTAACCGAAATCCCTCTTTGCTTCTCAATCTCCATCCAGTCAGATGTCGCCGTCTTTTGCGCTTTACGCCCTTTAACCGCTCCCGCCAATCGGATTGCCCCGCCAAACAAAAGCAATTTCTCCGTCAAGGTCGTTTTTCCCG
This genomic window from Ammoniphilus oxalaticus contains:
- a CDS encoding peptide chain release factor 3, encoding MTDKNKNNLKKEIERRRTFAIISHPDAGKTTLTEKLLLFGGAIRLAGAVKGRKAQKTATSDWMEIEKQRGISVTSSAMQFTYQGIKVNILDTPGHQDFSEDTYRTVTAADCAVMLLDASRGVEEQTKKLFAVCRMRGIPIFTFINKLDRDGKEPLELLEELEEVLDIRSCPMNWPIGMGHDFKGIYDRNLNRVELYKHGSYHERDEVEVVDGNRSALLDLLGESLYEKVMEDIELLDIAGDPFDMEQVQKGELTPVFFGSAINNFGVQTFLDHFLKLAPAPVARVSDIGPIEPTNEHFSGYVFKIQANMNPAHRDRIAFLRICSGVFTKGMAVSHVRAGKTIKLSQPQQFFAQDREMVEDAYPGDIIGLYDPGVFKIGDTLCAGANFVYDEMPEFAPEHFARVTVKDAMKYKQYHKGVDQLTDEGAIQIYRSYNSGMDEMILGVVGVLQYEVFEYRMKAEYGVDVTMQHLPYEYARWIGGTKKQVEGFAGGSNVVVRDKEDRLVALFQNEFGLRWAQERYPELEFYDTPLK
- the pfkA gene encoding 6-phosphofructokinase codes for the protein MKKIAVLTSGGDAPGMNPAIRAIVRRGIFQGMEIFGVRLGFEGLVRGDYFSMDLGSVGDIIHRGGTMLRSARCPQFREEESQQEALRQLRAAGIEGLIVIGGDGSFQGAAQLTKRGFPTIGIPGTIDNDIRGTEYTIGFDTAVNTVVEAIDKIRDTASSHERTYVIEVMGRDAGDIALWSGLCVGAESILIPEAPYDVEDVIARIDHGNRRGKRHSIIVVAEGVCSGMEIAKSLEARAGLETRVTVLGHLQRGGSPTAYDRMIASKMGAQAVDLLLEGEKEGMIGIQSGKLVHVSFDPTNKRQGLDLSVYHLARSLSI
- the pyk gene encoding pyruvate kinase, producing the protein MRKTKIVCTIGPASEQPEVLRELMLAGMNVARLNFSHGTHEDHAMRIDRIREVAKELNHNIAIMLDTQGPEIRIGVFEDDQIVLNDGDIFTLTPEKIEGTQEKVSVSYQNIANDVHVGSTVLIDDGHVELVVEEIKGNDIVCRVVDGGVVKNRKGVNLPGVKVNLPSITAKDVEDIAFGVSKGVDIIAASFVQKAADVFEMRQLLQEHGGNHISIMAKIENEEGVRNTDEILAAVDSVMVARGDLGVEIPAEDVPLIQKKLIEACNRVGKPVVTATHMLDSMEKNPRPTRAEATDVANAIFDGTDAIMLSGESAAGKYPVESVKTMDRIARSVENSPLYQERARDWQGDKMTITDVMGQAVYSAASSLHAAAILTPTESGYTANTVSRLRPSCPIVAVTPHKHVVNQLLLNWGVYPILFDSADNTDEMMEKAIQAAVGEKIIKHGDLIVISAGVPVREPGNTNMLKVHVVGKVVARGRGFGDTSVTGKVVIMGEPGWQDLVDETTVLVAKSTDKGVISFIEKAAALVTEEGGLTSHAAIVGLNLDKPVIIGAESVTTLLKQGDEVTVDPHQGHIYHGFSSVL
- a CDS encoding ROK family glucokinase, which encodes MNKKVYAGIDLGGTTIKMGICSTDGAVIGETKHPTPKGPYQDVFRTFQQLLSDLLLQAGLSIHDVIGVGVGVPALLDVKKGYAFEIVNLGWRNVPIKFELERYLGVSCFVDNDANVAALGEMWQGAGRGAAHLICVTVGTGIGGGLILNGDIFHGAVGLAGEIGHLKVRPEIGRRCNCGNIGCLETEASATAIVFYGRTAVESGEATQLRQILDQSRGSLTARDVVDAAKNGDLVSIKIMERVSHYLGLALANLSNTLNPEKIVIGGGVSRAGSFFLNPIRDQFRTYALDQVARSVELLPAELGNTAGWLGAAWLVHRNLGEDGGN
- the acpS gene encoding holo-ACP synthase, which codes for MIKGIGIDISDKRRIESSVSRLGDQFLTRILTPREIEEMPQGTRRISYVAGRFATKEAFAKATGWGIGERLSWQDMTITSDEWGKPVLLLSEKWLETYDPQHRMRFHISISHEKDYAVAQAIIEEI
- the megL gene encoding methionine gamma-lyase, which codes for MKKKQKGFSTLAIHAGQIVEPQTGSLTTPIYQTSTFVFDSLEDGAQKFAGEKPGYIYSRLGNPTVALFEQKMAALENGEAALAFSSGMGAISALMIGLIKSGEHILCSRGLYGCAYGLLVMLKERFGVEFSLVDMRDEQQVANAIQPNTRLIYIETPINPTLEMADLRKISKLAKQHNAKLIVDNTFMTPYLQRPLEMGADFVVHSATKYIGGHGDLIAGVAVGSKREMDRLRQTTLKDVGSALGPNEAFLLNRGLKTLSIRMDRHCANALEVAKFLEKHPRVKSVYYPGLATFRQYELGCRQLNDFGGLVSFEIEGGTTQVAEIINQLKMIKIAVSLGDADSLIQHPATMTHAVVPPEVRAAMGISDGLIRLSVGIEDVEDIIDDLNLGLK
- a CDS encoding sugar-binding transcriptional regulator, with protein sequence MRDFFSLQLKLVPDLIHVMQRRLHVLRNIYLQQPIGRRSLAASLNTTERILRGEVEFLKEQGFVRVENVGMSLTDEGLTTLESLESMIKDLYGLSEYETKLQEILNVKRVIVAPGQSAMSDLDKKELGRTAASLLLSVLSEDDIVAVTGGSTVAMMAEMMNSGSSLYPSVLFVPARGGLGENVELQASHIAARCASKLGAQYRMFHVSDFLGAAAYEMLQKDPYIREMLTLIRSAKIVVHGIGQAMEMAIRRKAPDEILTILKNGNAVGEAFGYYFDQDGNIVYRMETMGLQLEQIKSARVVVGLAGGAGKAKAIDAIAKSGLMDVLIMDESAAKGILALYL